The Horticoccus luteus DNA window TCGTTATGGATTCAGCAGCGCCGCGGAATTCGCGAAAGCGGTGCGGGCGGCGGGCGGCGGCGGCAGTGGTGCTGGCCGTGTCAAAGCAGCCAAGGCCGGCGGCGGCAGCGGCAAGCGCCATCGGGCGGTCATCACTTCGGACACGAAGTCACAGGTGAAGACGCTGGTTGAAGGCGGCAAAACGGGCGCCGAGATCGCCAAGGTCCTCCAGATTTCCCTGCCCAGCGTGCAGAATATCAAAAAGGAACTCGGGCTGGTGAAGGCCCGCAAGAAGAAGTAAGCGAGCGTCCGCGCAC harbors:
- a CDS encoding helix-turn-helix domain-containing protein — its product is MINDTMKRLDAARAKVSALEANLATERSKELASLPARYGFSSAAEFAKAVRAAGGGGSGAGRVKAAKAGGGSGKRHRAVITSDTKSQVKTLVEGGKTGAEIAKVLQISLPSVQNIKKELGLVKARKKK